In a single window of the Bombina bombina isolate aBomBom1 unplaced genomic scaffold, aBomBom1.pri scaffold_1790, whole genome shotgun sequence genome:
- the LOC128643768 gene encoding LOW QUALITY PROTEIN: probable ATP-dependent RNA helicase DHX34 (The sequence of the model RefSeq protein was modified relative to this genomic sequence to represent the inferred CDS: inserted 1 base in 1 codon) yields the protein MDRDRGSLSWDWNCPHTRRQLEDLFFGEKSYIKFGTEENKEFWVFFDRFQRFQSRQKRDGQEKEREAQDKSNNELKDLPKHYDPRYRINVSIVLNKDLEKMLRGRHEKVHRSRDYRDLPKEKLAEFKMAILHYLDFMQKQSFAKLSKLRKERSSLPIFQYREKVVQMVKKHQVVVVAGDTGCGKSTQVPQYLLAAGFGHIACTQPRRIACISLAKRVGFESLNQYGSKVGFQIRFESSRSPATKIVFLTEGLLLRQIQKDPEIPLYQVLIVDEVHERHLHSDFLLGVLRKLLPLRPDLKVILMSATINIKLFSGYFDQAPVLQVPGRLFPIQVIYQPIPQEESASKTEKLDPRPYLRVLQAIDNKYPAEERGDLLIFLSGVSEISSVQEAIQVYATHTQRWIVXPLHSTLSIADQDKVFDLAPPGVRKCIISTNIAETSVTIDGVRFVLDSGKVKEMSFDPKAKMQRLQEFWISRASAEQRKGRAGRTGPGVCYRLFAESDYDAFAAYPIPEIQRVALDALVLQMKSMGLGDPRCFPFIEQPPMSSLETAILYLRDQGALGPLEELTPIGNLLAKLPVDVVIGKMLILGSLFSLVEPVLTIASALSVQSPFLRSATNNPECATARKPLESEHGDPFTLLNVFNEWVQIKSNRSSNSRKWCRRRGLEEQRLYEMTNLRRQFKELLKDHGMLEDIQLQHRDRNSRQRMHRERKELHHLKREHERTEKRKRKVLKLEEGGEGSSSDGEETTNRDHTRDNVDIQDVKFKLRHNVDELRESSSMGQELSSQQVSLLKLIVCHGLYPQLAVPDGFNSYRKDSDQRILGRGPHQSLNSVLVVYLALPSDF from the exons ATGGATCGGGACCGAGGAAGTCTCAGTTGGGACTGGAATTGTCCTCATACCCGAAGACAATTGGAAGATCTTTTCTTTGGTGAAAAAAGCTATATCAAGTTTGGTACTGAAGAGAACAAAGAATTCTGGGTGTTTTTTGATCGCTTCCAAAGATTTCAGAGCCGTCAGAAACGTGATGGGCAAGAGAAGGAGAGGGAGGCACAGGACAAATCTAATAATGAGTTGAAGGACCTTCCTAAGCATTATGATCCAAGATATCGAATCAATGTGTCAATTGTTCTAAACAAAGATCTGGAGAAGATGCTTCGTGGTCGTCATGAGAAGGTCCATAGATCCAGAGATTATAGAGACTTGCCAAAAGAGAAGCTGGCTGAGTTTAAGATGGCCATCCTTCACTACCTTGACTTTATGCAGAAGCAAAGTTTTGCAAAACTATCAAAGCTTAGGAAGGAAAGGTCAAGTTTACCCATTTTCCAGTACAGGGAGAAGGTTGTGCAGATGGTGAAGAAGCACCAGGTGGTGGTAGTGGCAGGTGATACTGGATGTGGGAAATCCACACAGGTACCACAGTATTTGTTGGCTGCAGGGTTTGGACACATTGCCTGTACCCAGCCACGCCGGATTGCCTGTATTTCGTTGGCAAAACGAGTTGGGTTTGAGAGTCTCAATCAATATGGATCAAAG GTCGGCTTCCAAATCCGTTTTGAAAGTAGCCGCTCTCCTGCTACGAAGATCGTGTTTCTCACTGAGGGTTTGCTGTTGCGCCAGATCCAAAAGGATCCTGAGATTCCTCTGTATCAGGTGCTGATTGTTGACGAGGTTCACGAAAGACACCTGCACAGTGACTTTCTTCTTGGTGTCTTGCGCAAGCTCCTTCCTCTGCGGCCAGATCTGAAAGTGATTCTTATGTCAGCCACAATCAACATCAAACTTTTCTCTGGATATTTTGACCAAGCTCCTGTCCTGCAAGTGCCCGGGAGACTGTTTCCCATACAG GTCATTTACCAGCCGATCCCTCAGGAGGAGTCTGCATCCAAAACAGAAAAGCTTGATCCAcgtccttacctccgtgttttgcAAGCCATTGATAACAAGTATCCTGCTGAGGAACGGGGAGACCTTCTTATCTTCTTGAGCGGTGTATCTGAGATCAGCAGCGTACAGGAAGCCATACAAGTGTACGCCACCCACACACAGCGCTGGATTG CTCCCCTCCACAGCACATTGTCCATAGCGGATCAGGATAAG GTTTTTGATTTGGCTCCTCCAGGTGTCAGAAAGTGCATTATCTCTACCAACATTGCTGAAACGTCTGTCACCATAGATGGCGTTAGATTTGTACTTGATTCCG GGAAGGTGAAAGAGATGAGTTTTGACCCTAAGGCCAAAATGCAACGTTTGCAGGAGTTCTGGATCAGCCGGGCGAGCGCTGAGCAAAGAAAAGGCCGTGCTGGAAGAACAGGGCCAGGAGTGTGTTATCGTCTTTTTGCGGAGTCTGATTATGATGCGTTTGCTGCATATCCAATCCCGGAAATTCAGAGAGTCGCCTTGGATGCTCTCGTTCTGCAG ATGAAAAGTATGGGTTTGGGGGATCCCAGATGCTTTCCTTTCATTGAGCAGCCCCCCATGTCCAGCTTAGAAACGGCCATTTTGTACCTTCGAGATCAGGGCGCATTGGGTCCATTGGAGGAGCTCACACCGATTGGAAATTTGCTGGCCAAGTTGCCAGTAGATGTAGTTATTG GGAAGATGCTAATATTGGGCTCTCTATTCAGTTTGGTGGAGCCAGTCTTGACCATCGCTTCCGCACTTAGCGTGCAATCTCCCTTTCTCCGAAGTGCCACTAATAACCCAGAGTGCGCCACAGCTAGGAAACCACTTGAAAGTGAACATGGAGACCCCTTTACTCTGCTTAATGTCTTCAATGAGTGGGTCCAG ATCAAATCAAACAGGAGCAGCAACTCCAGAAAGTGGTGCCGAAGACGGGGACTGGAAGAGCAGAGGTTATATGAGATGACAAACCTTCGCCGTCAATTCAAG GAGCTGCTTAAAGACCATGGAATGTTAGAAGATATCCAGCTTCAACATAGAGACCGTAACAGCCGCCAGAGAATGCACAGAGAACGCAAAGAGCTGCACCATCTTAAGCGAGAACATGAACGAACAGAAAAACGCAAGCGCAAAGTGTTGAAACTAGAGGAAGGGGGCGAGGGTTCCTCTAGTGATGGCGAAGAAACGACTAACCGAGACCACACCAGAGATAACGTGGACATTCAG GATGTGAAGTTTAAGCTGAGGCATAACGTGGATGAACTTCGGGAATCCTCGAGCATGGGCCAGGAGCTCTCCAGCCAGCAGGTGTCCTTGCTCAAGCTTATCGTGTGCCATGGCTTGTACCCACAGCTGGCAGTACCTGACGGATTCAATAGTTATCGCAAGGATTCCGACCAG CGGATCCTGGGAAGGGGCCCCCACCAATCTTTGAATTCAGTCTTAGTAGTGTACCTGGCCTTACCGTCTGATTTCTAA